Below is a genomic region from Chitinispirillales bacterium ANBcel5.
AAATTGAACATACACCAGGTAGGGGTTCGAATTTGGCTAAGTTAACTTTCGAAAGAAGACTCAGCACATCCTCAAGGCTTTTAGCAGGATTAGCTTTTAACACCTCCTCTAATACTGTAACCCGTGGACATTCGTTTCTGGACGTTTTATCGTAATACGGGTTATTGGTAATATACTGATACTCTCCATTTTTGAGGCAAAATGAGTTCACTGCAGTATCTTCTTCATAAATAATTACATTATAGTGCTTATCTGCAAAGAAAAATTGAACTCTTGGGTAATCATAGTTTTTTAAGTAATCGATTCTGAACTTCTCTGCTATTGCCAATGCCTGTTTTGCATCAACTGCTCTTTCAAGAACATATTTGATTAAGCCAAAAGAGGAAATTACAGGGTGTCTCTGAGCACTATCACCCACTTTTTTCTCGGGAATAGCGGTTACTCCCGCATAAAGGCCATGTTGATTAACTCCGTCATACGGTCGGTCTATACCTAATTGCTCAAGCGTGAAGTGGGGAATTGTTTGAAGCCCGTAGCGATATTCATTATTAACGAAATGAATACTTCCACCATTTTGAACGTGGTCCTTATTTTTACCGATTAACATTTTGTCATTGGAGCGTATGGCAAATAATGAACACATTTTAAGGTCCTCTCTTATCCTGTTGGGTTAGTGATAAATCAGCGCACACAAGTTACCTGCTGTGCGCTGATTTTATTTATTACCGTATATGAAATTAATTTACCATCAAAAAAAGGGGTAGCCTGATGACCTTTAAATATATAACGCATGGAAAAAGTTAATTGTTACAGTAAAATTGAATATTTGCAATTCCTGTCCCGGTATTATAGAGAGTAGGTAATGAATTGGGGATATCTCTATTCATAAAAATATTACTTTTCCGCCCATTTCTTGTCTTTGGTAATACCTGTGCTTTTAGGTCACCAATTTTTTCTGCTGAAAAAACACCAAGCGAATGTACCAACTGATTACTACAAGGGGAGTTAAATGAGTATAGGGGATTGGGTGATCTTTTGTTACGTGCCACGGTCGGGGGCGGAATATGCTGCACCCTTGTGATCACGTGGCGCGCGCCGCCTACCTCATCAAAAGTTGCAAATATATCAACCAGCTTACCTAAAAAACAAACATATACACATCCTCCCGTCTTTTGTATATAATGTATGTGTAGCAACGAAATGTCTCAGGGTACCAAAACAAGTTGATCGCCATGAGTAATCGAAGGATCGCGTTCCTGATCATGCCGATACTCATTTTCCATAAGCGGCGGTCTAACGTACTGTGGGTCCGTTGATCTGCATCACAATAAGAGCAGCAACGGGTGTGGCCCAAACTGTATGGACCGCAGGAAATGGCTCTCCTGAAGGTATTTCAGCCTACTACTGACAAGAAAAGCTTACGATCATGGGTACACATGAAGTTATAAGACTGGCTTCCAAAGCACTCGCTAAAAAACGAAGCTAACCGGGACAGTTTTTCAGGTACGATAAATTGATCAGAGAAAAAAGGTTTGTTTTAGGAAAGATGAAAAAAAGGCCCACTATCGGACTCCAAATCAGTACTCTTCACCAGGAGTATTCATATGGCATATGGAGTGGTGCTGCGAATCGGGCTGCAGAACTAGATATCAATCTTGTGATATTTAGATGCGAAACTCCAAATTATCCTGTAGAGCGGCTTCACCCTTTTACATCATTATATGAGCTAATCAACCCTAATTATCTGGATGCTTTGATTCTAAATGCCGGAATAATCAGCAACTTTTTGAGTGATGATGAATTCAAACATTTCTTTTATGAGAAATATAGTCCTCTTCCAATCGTAAGCTTAGGTGCCGCATTACAGAATATCCCCAGCATAATAATTGATAATATTGCCGGCATTAAGGAACAAATAGATCATTTGGTTTTACACCATGGATATACGTCAATAGGATATATCCGCGGGCCCGCAAACAATGTTGATGCTCAAATCCGCTTTAACGCGTTCAAAGAAACACTCCATTCTCACAACGTAAGCCTTGACCCCCGGTTTGTTTTTGAAGGTATTTTTGACAGGGAATCGGGTGGCAGGGTAATTCGTTCACTTCTTAGCGGGAAAGAGCCTCTGCCGCAGGCAATTATCAGCTGTAATGATGATATGGCAATTGGTGCTATAAACGAGCTCTTGAAGAACAACATTCGGGTTCCACAGGACATCGCGATTACTGGCTTTGATGATATCGCTCTAAGTAAATATCTTGTACCTGCACTTACTACTGTCGCGCAACCTCTTGTTGAGTATGGAGCCAAAGCAGTTGATGTGGCACTTGAAACTATCAATGGCAAAGTATTTGAAAAACCAGTGATTATGCCTACCAATAGTGTGATACGCAGATCCTGCGGCTGTTTACCCGGCTTTATGGGTATGATTCATGAAGAGGATATCGGCAAACATAAGATAGCAAAAATATCAAATGATCTGATTGCTACAAAAAAGAATGTACTGGAAATGATAAATGAAATTATTACAAATTCAAAACTGGCTGTTTCTGACCGATATCTGCTTTTTGGTTTTTCGGAGAAAATAATCGACGCGGTGTTTGTTGAGTCACTTTCAACAAACAGGAAAAACGAATTGATTAGTTTGATAACTCAATTCTCTGAGCTGGAATGTAATAAGATTGAGTCAATGGAGGTAATGATAGAAATTCTGCAAGTTACATTCATCTCCTTACAGGATACTTTCGGTTACAAACAGTTAGCGGGTTCACATAAGAATATCTTTTACAAAGCAATAGTAATTCTTCTTGATACAATGAAGAACAGCGAAGGCACATTTAAATTTCAGCAAAATTACCGCGACTATCAGTATGGAGAGTTATTTCATACTATCGGTACATCGATGAACATCAGTGAATTAAGACGAAACATTTTTACTGTATTAAACCACTATACCATCCCATCATTTTATGGGGCCTTTTATGATAGAGGGTCAAAGTTTTACAGAGGAGGTTCATGGAAACGTCCACAGCAGAGTTTTTTAAAGATCGCGATTACAGATGGTAAACTACAGAATTGTAATAACCGAATAATCGACTTAAAACAAACCATACTTCCAAAAATTCCTAACGACAAACGCCATACATTGGTTGTAATCACTTCTTTTTTCAAACAAAATCAATTTGGTTATTTTATATATGAACTGGGTACCAGGGACTCATTTCTCTATGATATGATTTCTTACATGATTAGCAGCGCGTATCGAAGTATACTATTATTTGGAGCCCGGAAAAAAGCTGAACAGAAACTTCGCGTTATGAACCAGAAACTGCATAAACTTTCTAATCGAGATGCACTTACTGGTCTGCTCAATAGAAGAGGCTTTCTAAAATTCGCCGATAAACAGCTTAAGACGGCAAAAGAGATGAATAAAAACTGCATGGTCGTCTACATAGATCTGGATAACCTTAAACCTATAAATGATCTGTATGGACACACAGAGGGAGATGAGGCAATAAGGGCCACTGCAAAGATACTGCAGGATGTATTCCGTGGGACAGATACTATTGGGCGATTGGGTGGTGATGAATTCACGACTCTTCTCATAGCAGATGAAAATTTGATATGCCAAACCATTCGTAACCGAATCCTCTCGGCAATATCCAGGTACAACCAGCAATCCCATAAAAATCATACACTGTCCATGAGTATTGGGTTTGCGGTTCTAAAAGATTATCCGGATGCCACCATTTCTGAATTACTGCAAATTGCAGATAATAGGCTATATGAAGATAAATTGATTAAAAAGAGAGGGGCCAAAAACATTGAAGATGGGAGGTAAAGTGAAAAATTAAGGAGTGGACAAAGGCATTGGTCTGGAGACGGTCTTTATTCTTCATCTCTATCGTTGTACTTCCCAAATCTGTGTCTACTCTACCGGTAAATTATACTTCCAAACTTCCTATCACAGTTTCAGCAGGCATTCACACTCTCCGGAATCTCAATAAAGTCTTTCTACCTTGTGCACATAATGATCATTAAAGTATATATTGTACTGTGCCCTGTGACATGGTGAGATTACGCTTTTCGATGTCAAATCATTTACATTCTGTCGGACTCAGTTAGCAAAAGGAGATACAGGTGTCTGTACTAAATTTACCTATTTATAAGATGGCCCATGCGGAAAAGATCTCTGTTGTTCAGCGCTTAAAAAATATCATCGACAAATATGAGTTTGATGAAACACACCTCAATGAGCTTATGGCTGATCTTGCCAATAGTCTAAACGCCATAGAAAACTATCTTTACTCTAAAAGTTGCACGTTGAGGAGCCAAATTAAGAAGATGGATAAGTGTCGTGATATGACACTTAGAGATTTTGGCGCCTGTGTACGAGGTGCTAAGAATCATTTCGATCCTATAAAAGCTCAAAGCGCAAGCTATCTCTATACTATGCTTTCCAGGCACGATCTGGGTGCCAAGAGGAAAGGGTATGATGAGCAGAGTACAATTATCAGATCACTTTTATTGGAACTGCAGACCGAGAAAGCGAAACAAGCACTTAAGGAGTGTGAACTGTTCCCCTTTTTGGAGAAGATTGCTGCAGATCAGGATGAATTTGATCGTGCACTTCTTAATTACA
It encodes:
- a CDS encoding GGDEF domain-containing protein, translating into MKKRPTIGLQISTLHQEYSYGIWSGAANRAAELDINLVIFRCETPNYPVERLHPFTSLYELINPNYLDALILNAGIISNFLSDDEFKHFFYEKYSPLPIVSLGAALQNIPSIIIDNIAGIKEQIDHLVLHHGYTSIGYIRGPANNVDAQIRFNAFKETLHSHNVSLDPRFVFEGIFDRESGGRVIRSLLSGKEPLPQAIISCNDDMAIGAINELLKNNIRVPQDIAITGFDDIALSKYLVPALTTVAQPLVEYGAKAVDVALETINGKVFEKPVIMPTNSVIRRSCGCLPGFMGMIHEEDIGKHKIAKISNDLIATKKNVLEMINEIITNSKLAVSDRYLLFGFSEKIIDAVFVESLSTNRKNELISLITQFSELECNKIESMEVMIEILQVTFISLQDTFGYKQLAGSHKNIFYKAIVILLDTMKNSEGTFKFQQNYRDYQYGELFHTIGTSMNISELRRNIFTVLNHYTIPSFYGAFYDRGSKFYRGGSWKRPQQSFLKIAITDGKLQNCNNRIIDLKQTILPKIPNDKRHTLVVITSFFKQNQFGYFIYELGTRDSFLYDMISYMISSAYRSILLFGARKKAEQKLRVMNQKLHKLSNRDALTGLLNRRGFLKFADKQLKTAKEMNKNCMVVYIDLDNLKPINDLYGHTEGDEAIRATAKILQDVFRGTDTIGRLGGDEFTTLLIADENLICQTIRNRILSAISRYNQQSHKNHTLSMSIGFAVLKDYPDATISELLQIADNRLYEDKLIKKRGAKNIEDGR
- a CDS encoding DUF6261 family protein, with translation MSVLNLPIYKMAHAEKISVVQRLKNIIDKYEFDETHLNELMADLANSLNAIENYLYSKSCTLRSQIKKMDKCRDMTLRDFGACVRGAKNHFDPIKAQSASYLYTMLSRHDLGAKRKGYDEQSTIIRSLLLELQTEKAKQALKECELFPFLEKIAADQDEFDRALLNYIENTANSENQTLSSLITPVLAGIKDLLWYINSRERLHPQTYRAVVAELNTVISEYRSKLQARMNRQVTEPEKARDSTAVEV